One stretch of Streptomyces sp. A2-16 DNA includes these proteins:
- a CDS encoding phosphotransferase family protein, with protein sequence MSAITEVTALQERVRGRLAERHPHERCGDLRTLPGGHSGLTYSITAGPVPYVVKAVPPGRRPVGRNDVLRQARILSVLAGSPVPVPRVVAVDQDEPAWFAMEFVGGEAIEPVLDEHRLDPALCRRRMLALPDVLRALHATTTGAEAARPLDPAAELDRWSRTMRAVPPELRPGAEDLLTSLAARVPDGTPPVLTHGDFRLGNVLCQGERPAAVVDWEIWSYGDLRIDLAWFLLFCDHHNFPELGRPVPGLPTEEELLAAYLDGRPAPPALDWFRALARTKMAAIMGHNLRRHREGTHHDPDQERLPPTVAAMIRTARDLLTRRP encoded by the coding sequence TTGAGCGCCATCACCGAAGTGACAGCACTCCAGGAGCGCGTCCGTGGCCGCCTCGCCGAACGTCATCCCCACGAGAGGTGCGGTGATCTGCGCACCCTGCCCGGCGGCCACTCCGGGCTCACCTACTCGATCACGGCGGGGCCGGTCCCGTACGTCGTGAAGGCGGTACCACCGGGCCGACGCCCCGTCGGTCGCAACGACGTGCTGCGCCAGGCCCGCATCCTGTCCGTGCTCGCCGGATCACCGGTGCCCGTGCCGCGCGTCGTCGCCGTCGACCAGGACGAACCGGCCTGGTTCGCCATGGAGTTCGTGGGCGGCGAGGCGATCGAACCGGTCCTCGACGAGCACCGCCTCGATCCCGCGCTGTGCCGCCGCCGCATGCTCGCCCTGCCCGACGTCCTGCGCGCACTGCACGCCACCACGACCGGTGCCGAGGCCGCCCGGCCACTGGACCCGGCCGCGGAGTTGGACCGATGGAGCCGCACCATGCGCGCGGTCCCGCCCGAACTCCGTCCCGGCGCCGAGGACTTGCTGACCTCGCTGGCCGCACGGGTTCCCGACGGCACTCCCCCCGTCCTCACCCACGGTGACTTCCGTCTCGGCAACGTCCTGTGCCAGGGCGAACGACCGGCCGCCGTGGTCGACTGGGAGATCTGGTCCTACGGCGACCTGCGCATCGACCTCGCCTGGTTCCTCCTCTTCTGCGACCACCACAACTTCCCCGAGCTCGGCAGGCCCGTACCCGGCCTGCCCACCGAGGAAGAACTGCTCGCCGCCTACCTCGACGGCCGTCCCGCACCCCCGGCCCTCGACTGGTTCCGGGCCCTGGCCCGCACCAAGATGGCCGCGATCATGGGCCACAACCTGCGCCGGCACCGCGAGGGCACCCATCACGACCCCGACCAGGAACGACTGCCGCCGACCGTCGCGGCGATGATCCGCACGGCCCGCGACCTCCTCACCCGAAGGCCCTGA
- a CDS encoding OB-fold domain-containing protein — translation MEGPLSAAEGTGSRLRGSRCADCAVAVYPAEPACPRCGGPAEPVTLSGTGTLWTWTVQRYAPKSPPYVPPPAGFTPFGVGYVELPEGVRVLARLDLDPEDLEIGMPVVIGAGDGVPRAAGVAV, via the coding sequence GTGGAAGGGCCGCTGAGCGCGGCGGAGGGGACCGGGAGCCGACTGCGCGGCTCCCGGTGTGCCGACTGCGCGGTGGCCGTCTACCCCGCCGAACCGGCGTGTCCGCGCTGCGGAGGACCGGCCGAGCCGGTCACGCTCTCCGGCACGGGCACGCTGTGGACCTGGACCGTCCAGCGGTACGCGCCCAAGTCGCCGCCGTACGTCCCCCCGCCCGCCGGATTCACGCCGTTCGGCGTCGGATACGTCGAACTGCCGGAAGGCGTGCGGGTGTTGGCCCGCCTCGACCTCGACCCCGAGGACCTGGAGATCGGGATGCCGGTCGTGATCGGCGCCGGGGACGGGGTGCCGAGGGCCGCGGGGGTGGCCGTATGA
- a CDS encoding NAD(P)-dependent alcohol dehydrogenase, which translates to MSTGRTRAVRLTRWGGPAVLTDVARPVPTGEEVLVQVEAAGLCRSDLHVIDARPGDLPYRLPFTLGHEVAGRVVRHGPLATAPAVGERVVVYGPWGCGRCARCAVGAENYCERRTALDAARAGTGVGLGRDGGMADLVLVPSGRLLVPVGDLAAVQAAPLTDAALTAYHAVAAVRRTLADDPTGSAVVLGVGGLGHLAVQILRATTLVQVLAVDVREEALTLAEECGAHFGTLLRSDTASVLRSRTGGAGAAAVLDFVGNHSSLELAAGVLRAGGELAVVGSGGGELTVRKPGTLPPGARISLPFWGTLPELEAVVALAREGALRVEAERFALSGVGEAVARLRAGGVRGRAVLVPD; encoded by the coding sequence ATGTCAACAGGCAGGACAAGAGCGGTCCGACTGACCCGCTGGGGCGGCCCGGCGGTCCTCACCGACGTGGCCCGGCCCGTCCCCACCGGTGAGGAGGTACTCGTCCAGGTGGAGGCGGCCGGCCTCTGCCGTTCGGACCTCCACGTCATCGACGCCCGTCCGGGCGATCTGCCCTACCGGCTCCCGTTCACCCTCGGCCACGAGGTCGCCGGCCGGGTCGTGCGGCACGGCCCGCTGGCCACGGCACCGGCGGTCGGGGAGCGCGTGGTCGTCTACGGCCCGTGGGGGTGCGGGAGGTGCGCGCGCTGCGCGGTCGGAGCGGAGAACTACTGCGAGCGGCGCACAGCGCTGGACGCCGCGCGGGCCGGCACGGGAGTGGGTCTCGGGCGCGACGGCGGCATGGCCGACCTGGTGCTGGTGCCGTCCGGACGGCTGCTGGTCCCGGTGGGCGACCTGGCCGCCGTCCAGGCGGCGCCTCTGACGGACGCCGCCCTGACCGCGTACCACGCCGTGGCCGCGGTCCGGCGCACCCTGGCCGACGACCCGACCGGCAGCGCGGTCGTCCTCGGCGTCGGCGGCCTGGGGCATCTGGCCGTGCAGATCCTGCGGGCCACGACACTCGTGCAGGTCCTTGCCGTGGATGTGCGGGAGGAGGCGCTCACGTTGGCCGAGGAGTGCGGGGCGCACTTCGGCACGCTGCTGCGGTCCGACACCGCTTCCGTCCTGCGGAGTCGGACGGGGGGAGCCGGAGCGGCTGCCGTGCTCGACTTCGTCGGCAATCACTCCAGTCTCGAGTTGGCGGCCGGCGTGCTGCGGGCGGGCGGCGAGCTGGCCGTGGTGGGCAGCGGCGGTGGGGAACTGACGGTCCGCAAGCCGGGCACCCTTCCACCGGGCGCCCGGATCTCGCTGCCCTTCTGGGGGACCTTGCCGGAGCTGGAGGCCGTGGTCGCACTGGCCCGCGAGGGGGCGCTCAGGGTCGAGGCCGAGCGGTTCGCGCTGTCGGGCGTGGGCGAGGCCGTGGCGAGACTCCGCGCCGGAGGGGTGCGAGGGCGCGCGGTCCTGGTCCCCGACTGA
- a CDS encoding acyl-CoA dehydrogenase family protein has translation MDFALSPRAEELRSRMAAFMQEYVLPAEPVHDRQLAEADDPHRLPPIMRELKEKARAEGLWNLFLAHGDRGAGLTNLEYAPLAELAGRSVIGPEVFNCSAPDTGNMELLSLFGTAEQQDRWLRPLLSAEIRSCFAMTEPEVASSDARNIRTRITRDGDEYVVDGHKWYTSGILDPDCRLIILMGVTDPDAQTYRQQSMLLIPRETPGITVLRDLPMFGYTDRCGHGDVLFEGVRVPVSALLGGEGDGFALAQGRLGPGRMHYAMRAVGFAERALELMCRRTLTRTAFGGPLAERGVVREWIARSRIEIEQLRLLVLKSAWLMDTSGNAAARTEVAAIKVAALEVAHRVVDRAVQAHGAAGVSDDTVLARLFAITRALRIADGPDEVHLRTVARRELAKYPEELSKA, from the coding sequence ATGGATTTCGCACTCTCCCCGAGGGCCGAAGAACTCCGCTCACGCATGGCCGCGTTCATGCAGGAGTACGTCCTGCCCGCCGAGCCCGTCCACGACCGCCAACTCGCCGAGGCCGACGACCCCCACCGACTGCCGCCGATCATGCGGGAGTTGAAGGAGAAGGCGCGCGCGGAGGGCCTGTGGAACCTCTTCCTCGCGCACGGCGACCGGGGCGCCGGCCTCACCAACCTCGAATACGCGCCGCTCGCCGAGCTCGCCGGACGGTCGGTGATCGGACCGGAGGTCTTCAACTGCTCCGCGCCCGACACCGGCAACATGGAACTGCTCTCCCTCTTCGGCACCGCCGAGCAGCAGGACCGCTGGCTGCGGCCCCTGCTGAGCGCCGAGATCCGTTCGTGCTTCGCCATGACCGAGCCCGAAGTGGCCAGCTCCGACGCGCGCAACATCCGCACCCGGATCACCCGGGACGGCGACGAGTACGTCGTCGACGGGCACAAGTGGTACACCTCCGGGATCCTCGATCCCGACTGCCGGCTCATCATCCTGATGGGAGTCACCGACCCGGACGCGCAGACGTACCGGCAGCAGAGCATGCTGCTCATCCCGCGCGAGACCCCCGGCATCACGGTGCTGCGCGACCTGCCGATGTTCGGCTACACCGACCGCTGCGGCCACGGCGACGTGCTCTTCGAGGGCGTACGGGTACCGGTCTCCGCGCTCCTGGGCGGCGAGGGCGACGGGTTCGCCCTGGCCCAGGGGCGGTTGGGGCCCGGTCGTATGCACTACGCCATGCGGGCGGTCGGATTCGCCGAGCGGGCCCTGGAGCTGATGTGCCGCCGCACCCTGACCCGCACCGCGTTCGGCGGTCCGCTCGCCGAACGCGGAGTCGTCCGGGAGTGGATCGCCCGCAGCCGGATCGAGATCGAGCAACTGCGACTGCTGGTGCTCAAGTCGGCCTGGCTGATGGACACCTCGGGCAACGCGGCCGCCCGTACCGAAGTCGCCGCGATCAAGGTGGCCGCGCTGGAGGTCGCCCACCGGGTCGTCGACCGCGCGGTCCAGGCGCACGGCGCCGCGGGCGTCAGCGACGACACCGTACTGGCACGGCTGTTCGCCATCACCCGGGCCCTGCGGATCGCCGACGGGCCGGACGAGGTGCATCTGCGGACGGTCGCACGGCGTGAACTGGCCAAGTACCCCGAGGAGTTGTCGAAGGCGTGA
- a CDS encoding SDR family NAD(P)-dependent oxidoreductase yields the protein MSGEHGGRFAGRIALVTGAGSGIGAAVARRLASQGAEVFATDLDGPAAEATSKELPRAHSLTVDVAEPAQVDRAFDEVVRRHGRLDVVVHAAGVDDPTAKEWIAEALLADRPARVTERLGDEAWRRVMCVNLDGTFHVLRAALRAMAPRRSGAVVTVGSSSAFDAQAGYPHYAASKAGAHALSRSVAKEAIAFGVRVNTVAPGPTETGMAARTPAALRQGFADPRVRPYATPEEIADIAVFLASEEAANLVGAVLLANGGRFTV from the coding sequence ATGAGTGGTGAACACGGCGGGCGCTTCGCCGGGCGGATCGCGCTCGTCACCGGCGCCGGATCCGGCATCGGCGCGGCGGTCGCCCGAAGACTCGCAAGTCAGGGGGCCGAGGTGTTCGCCACGGACCTCGACGGCCCCGCCGCCGAGGCCACCTCGAAGGAACTGCCCCGAGCGCACTCGCTGACCGTCGACGTGGCCGAACCCGCCCAGGTCGACCGGGCCTTCGACGAGGTCGTACGACGGCACGGCCGGCTCGACGTCGTGGTGCACGCGGCCGGCGTGGACGATCCCACGGCCAAGGAGTGGATCGCCGAGGCCCTGCTCGCGGACCGGCCGGCGCGGGTGACGGAGCGGCTCGGCGACGAGGCCTGGCGGCGCGTCATGTGCGTCAACCTGGACGGCACCTTCCATGTTCTGCGCGCCGCCCTGCGCGCCATGGCACCCCGGCGATCCGGAGCCGTCGTCACCGTCGGCTCCTCCTCCGCCTTCGACGCCCAGGCCGGCTATCCGCACTACGCGGCCTCCAAGGCCGGCGCCCACGCGCTGAGCCGGTCCGTCGCCAAGGAGGCGATCGCGTTCGGCGTGCGCGTCAACACCGTGGCACCGGGCCCTACCGAGACCGGCATGGCGGCGCGGACGCCCGCGGCGCTGCGCCAGGGGTTCGCGGATCCCCGGGTACGGCCCTACGCGACGCCGGAGGAGATCGCCGACATCGCCGTGTTCCTGGCGAGTGAGGAGGCGGCGAACCTGGTCGGGGCGGTGCTGCTGGCCAATGGAGGGCGGTTCACGGTGTGA
- a CDS encoding acyl-CoA dehydrogenase family protein, with protein MDGIPAPDDFRAEARSWLKSVATARAADREWGSGDDSVAVFENWTEAEERARTDLARDWERTRHDQGWGALAWPQEYGGRELPAHYEQLYRAEEAAFDVPRRTEIFPVTQQLVAPAIRVWGTPEQRRRWLRPMLRTDELACQLFSETEAGSDLAAVRTRAVRDGDGDGWILRGHKVWTSGARVATWGVAVCRTDPDVPRHAGITVFLVRMDAPGVTVRPIRQMTGGASFNEVYLDDVHVPDTDRLGPVGEGWRVTLTVLAAERLDSGGLGLDNADRALDLARHLPRPLTGGERQQAADLFVHALVQRLTGLRVNSALAAGREPGAEASVGKLHATATMRATTDLVQQLLGPRLGADTGEWGTFAWTEHLLGAPGYRIAGGSDEIQRNILAERVLGLPKEPKGQGR; from the coding sequence ATGGACGGCATACCCGCCCCGGACGACTTCCGCGCCGAAGCCCGGAGCTGGCTGAAGAGCGTGGCGACGGCACGTGCCGCGGATCGTGAGTGGGGCAGCGGCGACGACTCGGTGGCCGTCTTCGAGAACTGGACCGAGGCCGAGGAACGCGCCCGCACGGACCTGGCACGTGACTGGGAACGCACCCGCCACGATCAGGGCTGGGGCGCGCTCGCCTGGCCGCAGGAGTACGGCGGCCGCGAACTGCCCGCGCACTACGAGCAGTTGTACCGCGCCGAGGAGGCGGCCTTCGACGTGCCGCGACGCACCGAGATCTTCCCGGTGACCCAACAACTCGTCGCCCCCGCCATCCGTGTCTGGGGGACGCCGGAGCAGCGGCGCCGCTGGCTCCGCCCCATGCTCCGCACCGACGAACTCGCCTGCCAGCTGTTCTCCGAGACGGAGGCCGGATCCGATCTCGCCGCCGTCCGCACCCGCGCCGTGCGGGACGGCGACGGCGACGGCTGGATCCTGCGCGGCCACAAGGTCTGGACGTCCGGTGCCAGGGTCGCCACCTGGGGCGTGGCGGTCTGCCGCACCGACCCCGACGTGCCCCGCCACGCGGGCATCACCGTCTTCCTCGTCCGGATGGACGCGCCGGGCGTGACCGTACGGCCCATCCGCCAGATGACCGGCGGCGCCAGCTTCAACGAGGTGTACCTGGACGACGTCCACGTGCCCGACACCGACCGGCTCGGCCCCGTCGGCGAAGGCTGGCGGGTCACCCTCACCGTGCTCGCCGCGGAACGCCTCGACTCCGGCGGACTCGGCCTGGACAACGCCGACCGAGCCCTCGACCTCGCCCGACACCTGCCCCGCCCGCTCACCGGCGGCGAACGTCAGCAGGCGGCCGACCTGTTCGTCCACGCCCTCGTCCAGCGCCTCACCGGGCTGCGCGTGAACTCCGCGCTCGCGGCCGGCCGGGAACCGGGCGCCGAGGCCTCGGTCGGCAAACTCCACGCCACCGCGACCATGCGCGCCACCACCGACCTCGTCCAGCAACTCCTCGGGCCCCGGCTGGGCGCCGACACGGGGGAGTGGGGCACCTTCGCCTGGACCGAGCACCTGCTCGGAGCACCCGGCTACCGCATCGCCGGCGGCAGCGACGAGATCCAGCGCAACATCCTCGCCGAACGGGTGCTGGGCCTGCCCAAGGAACCGAAGGGACAAGGCCGTTGA
- a CDS encoding acyl-CoA dehydrogenase family protein, translating into MFRFDVDPTMLLETEEQRQLRAVLRDMLASTCGPEEVRRQIGSPRGHDRALWERLAGEIGVHGLAVPEEYGGVGCTFAELAVGLEETGRVLCPAPLLSTVVLAAGALLDSADRRACARWLPGIASGALTATAAGFLHPAGVTAERGPDGWVLRGEADFVPDGEGADVLLVMARAPDGERLFACEPEESTCDRSARRVLDPTRRQALVRFRGAPAEAIGEPGQAPGIVDAVLDAARVALAAEQVGGSAHILDALLVHLSQRTQFGRPIGSFQALKHRMADLLVEVEGARSASGYATACLAARAAELPVAASAAAVACTGAQGLATTEYVQLHGGIGFTWEHQAHLRLRRARADEALFGTGDDHRLRLAGLLGLSGRTA; encoded by the coding sequence ATGTTCCGGTTCGACGTGGATCCCACGATGCTGCTGGAGACCGAGGAACAACGCCAACTGCGCGCGGTTCTGCGGGACATGCTGGCCAGCACATGCGGTCCCGAGGAGGTCCGCCGGCAGATCGGGAGCCCGCGCGGACACGACCGGGCCCTGTGGGAGCGGCTCGCCGGTGAGATCGGTGTCCACGGGCTCGCCGTGCCCGAGGAGTACGGCGGTGTCGGCTGCACCTTCGCCGAACTCGCCGTGGGGCTGGAGGAGACGGGCCGGGTGCTGTGCCCCGCGCCCCTGCTGAGCACGGTCGTCCTCGCCGCGGGCGCCCTGCTGGACAGCGCTGACCGGCGGGCCTGCGCACGCTGGCTGCCGGGCATCGCCTCCGGCGCGCTCACGGCGACGGCCGCCGGGTTCCTGCATCCCGCCGGGGTGACGGCCGAGCGAGGGCCCGACGGCTGGGTGCTGCGCGGCGAGGCGGACTTCGTGCCCGACGGAGAGGGGGCCGATGTGCTGCTGGTGATGGCCCGCGCGCCCGACGGGGAGCGCCTGTTCGCCTGCGAGCCCGAGGAGTCGACCTGCGACCGTTCGGCCCGCCGGGTCCTCGACCCCACTCGCCGCCAGGCGCTGGTCCGGTTCCGGGGAGCGCCCGCCGAAGCGATCGGGGAGCCGGGGCAGGCGCCGGGGATCGTCGACGCGGTCCTCGACGCCGCCCGGGTGGCACTGGCCGCCGAGCAGGTCGGCGGCAGTGCGCACATCCTGGACGCTCTCCTCGTCCACCTGTCCCAGCGAACCCAGTTCGGGCGCCCCATCGGCTCGTTCCAGGCCCTCAAGCACCGGATGGCCGACCTGCTCGTCGAGGTCGAGGGCGCCCGGTCGGCGTCCGGTTACGCGACCGCCTGCCTCGCCGCCCGGGCGGCCGAGCTGCCGGTGGCGGCGAGCGCGGCCGCGGTGGCGTGCACCGGCGCCCAAGGGCTGGCCACCACCGAATACGTCCAGCTCCATGGCGGGATCGGCTTCACCTGGGAGCATCAGGCCCACCTCCGTCTGCGCCGGGCGCGGGCCGACGAGGCACTGTTCGGCACCGGCGACGACCACCGCCTGCGCCTGGCCGGCCTCCTCGGTCTGTCCGGCCGGACCGCCTGA
- a CDS encoding branched-chain amino acid ABC transporter permease has translation MSQFLLVLVSGVASGAVYGLMGLGLVIIYRATDVVNFAMASLATLGLYVAVSLHDRGVATVLGILAAVSVTVAAGLLVRETVIRPLGQGQLFSALVVTMGVSLIAESTAGSIWGDQPKAFPSLVDGTVRWSGAAVPVQSLVTIAVAAAAMALVGYLFARTTLGSAMRAVAESADTARVVGLGAQRLARISWALGLGLAALAACLYAPRSGLVPTALVAPLFRAFAGIFLGGLTSMYGAVLGGLTIGVLDNLAANYVSASFRDTFVFSFTVLVLLIRPQGMFGTRTFQRV, from the coding sequence GTGAGTCAGTTCCTGCTTGTCCTGGTCAGCGGTGTGGCCAGTGGAGCCGTGTACGGGCTCATGGGACTCGGTCTGGTCATCATCTACCGGGCCACGGACGTCGTGAACTTCGCGATGGCGTCGCTCGCGACCCTGGGCCTGTACGTGGCGGTCTCGCTCCACGACCGCGGGGTAGCCACGGTGCTCGGCATCCTGGCCGCCGTCTCCGTCACCGTGGCGGCCGGTCTGCTGGTGCGGGAGACGGTGATCCGGCCGCTGGGGCAGGGACAGTTGTTCTCCGCGCTCGTCGTGACGATGGGCGTGTCCCTGATCGCGGAGAGCACGGCCGGTTCGATCTGGGGCGACCAGCCCAAGGCCTTCCCCAGCCTGGTCGACGGGACGGTGCGCTGGTCGGGAGCCGCGGTGCCGGTCCAGAGTCTCGTGACGATCGCCGTCGCGGCGGCGGCGATGGCACTGGTGGGCTATCTGTTCGCCCGCACCACCCTCGGCTCGGCCATGCGCGCCGTGGCCGAATCGGCCGACACCGCCCGCGTGGTCGGACTCGGCGCACAGCGCCTGGCCCGGATCTCCTGGGCGCTCGGGCTGGGCCTGGCCGCGCTCGCCGCCTGTCTGTACGCGCCACGGTCGGGTCTGGTGCCCACCGCGCTGGTCGCGCCCCTGTTCCGGGCCTTCGCCGGAATCTTCCTGGGCGGCCTGACCAGCATGTACGGCGCCGTCCTGGGCGGCCTGACCATCGGCGTCCTGGACAACCTGGCGGCGAACTACGTCTCCGCCAGCTTCCGGGACACGTTCGTGTTCTCGTTCACCGTGCTGGTACTGCTGATCCGTCCCCAGGGCATGTTCGGCACCCGCACCTTCCAACGGGTCTGA
- a CDS encoding thiolase family protein, which yields MSEDDVLVCGAGITSFARTGASGRQLAVQAVRAALADAGLPWSRVRAAYGGSDAAGNADTLVAELGLTGVPFVNVRNGCATGGSALVSAVHAIRSGAADVALAVGFDKHPRGAFDPRPADWGLDEAYGRDGLMVTTQFFAMKIQRYMHDHGITARTLALVAEKAYANGVLTPHAWRRKPLDADEILASGTVDDPLTRYMFCSPGQGAVALILCSRAVARELGGTPVALRAAVVRTRRFGSFEVFSPWAPPGTPTSVSADAAQQAFEEAGLGPRDIDVCQLQDTESGAEVMHLAECGFCEHGEQESLIPFGATRIDGLLPVNTDGGCIANGEPIGASGLRQVHEVVQQLRGRAGERQVPGQPSAGFTHVYGAPGVSACTVLTR from the coding sequence ATGAGCGAGGACGACGTGCTCGTCTGCGGCGCCGGGATCACCTCCTTCGCGCGTACCGGGGCGAGCGGCCGGCAGCTGGCCGTGCAGGCCGTACGGGCGGCCCTGGCCGACGCGGGACTGCCGTGGTCCCGGGTGCGGGCCGCTTACGGCGGCAGCGACGCCGCCGGCAACGCCGACACGCTGGTCGCCGAACTCGGCCTGACGGGAGTGCCGTTCGTCAACGTGCGCAACGGCTGCGCGACCGGCGGCAGCGCGCTCGTGTCGGCGGTGCACGCCATTCGTTCCGGGGCGGCCGATGTGGCCCTCGCCGTCGGCTTCGACAAGCACCCGCGCGGCGCCTTCGACCCACGGCCCGCGGACTGGGGGCTCGACGAGGCCTACGGACGCGACGGGCTCATGGTGACCACCCAGTTCTTCGCCATGAAGATCCAGCGGTACATGCACGACCACGGCATCACCGCCCGCACCCTCGCCCTGGTCGCCGAGAAGGCGTACGCCAACGGAGTGCTCACCCCGCACGCCTGGCGCCGCAAGCCGCTCGACGCCGACGAGATCCTGGCATCCGGAACGGTCGACGACCCGCTGACCCGGTACATGTTCTGCTCACCCGGCCAGGGTGCGGTCGCCCTCATCCTCTGCAGCCGAGCCGTGGCCCGCGAGCTCGGCGGCACTCCGGTCGCGCTGCGGGCAGCCGTCGTACGCACCCGCCGGTTCGGCTCCTTCGAGGTCTTCAGCCCCTGGGCACCGCCCGGCACGCCGACGAGCGTGAGTGCCGACGCCGCACAACAGGCCTTCGAGGAAGCCGGGTTGGGGCCGCGCGACATCGACGTGTGCCAGTTGCAGGACACCGAGAGCGGCGCCGAGGTGATGCATCTGGCCGAATGCGGGTTCTGCGAGCACGGCGAGCAGGAGTCGCTCATCCCCTTCGGGGCGACCCGGATCGACGGCCTGCTGCCGGTCAACACCGACGGCGGGTGCATCGCCAACGGCGAGCCCATCGGCGCCTCCGGACTGCGCCAGGTCCACGAGGTCGTGCAGCAGTTGCGCGGCCGGGCCGGCGAGCGGCAGGTGCCGGGGCAGCCCTCCGCCGGTTTCACCCATGTGTACGGGGCGCCGGGCGTCAGCGCCTGCACCGTGCTGACCCGTTGA
- a CDS encoding enoyl-CoA hydratase/isomerase family protein, producing MSVEDEIQFERDGHVARVWLNRPHKKNCVTVPILNRLDEIITEVDADPELRVLVLRGRGNTFCSGFDLDSLQADFVGSSTAIEVAVLSAKVCDRLYSMKTPSIAVLEGHVTAGGFELMISCDFAIAADDALIGDFHIRRALFGGAGPIYRVPRMIGVRKTKELMLTGKLLTGVEAAEFGLINSSAPADKLDATVEEFADQLIDKSPFTMWITKMTIDRSLDADIQSLMVMEHLAVGVMLNSEDAAEGVAAFLEKREPQWKGR from the coding sequence ATGTCAGTCGAAGACGAGATCCAGTTCGAGCGCGACGGTCATGTCGCACGGGTCTGGCTGAACCGCCCGCACAAGAAGAACTGCGTGACCGTGCCGATCCTGAACCGGCTCGACGAGATCATCACCGAGGTCGACGCGGACCCCGAACTGCGCGTGCTGGTGCTGCGCGGACGCGGCAACACCTTCTGCTCCGGGTTCGACCTGGACAGCCTCCAGGCCGACTTCGTCGGCAGCTCCACCGCCATCGAGGTCGCCGTGCTGTCCGCGAAGGTCTGCGACCGGCTCTACTCGATGAAGACGCCGTCGATCGCCGTTCTGGAGGGGCATGTCACCGCGGGCGGCTTCGAGTTGATGATCTCCTGCGACTTCGCGATCGCCGCGGACGACGCCCTGATCGGCGACTTCCACATCCGGCGCGCCCTGTTCGGCGGCGCAGGCCCCATCTACCGGGTGCCGCGCATGATCGGCGTCCGCAAGACCAAGGAGCTGATGCTGACCGGCAAGCTGCTGACCGGGGTCGAGGCCGCGGAGTTCGGCCTCATCAACTCCTCGGCGCCCGCGGACAAACTCGACGCCACGGTCGAGGAGTTCGCCGACCAGCTGATCGACAAGAGCCCGTTCACCATGTGGATCACCAAGATGACCATCGACCGCAGCCTCGACGCGGACATCCAGTCGCTGATGGTCATGGAGCACCTCGCGGTCGGCGTGATGCTCAACTCCGAGGACGCGGCGGAAGGCGTGGCGGCCTTCCTGGAGAAGCGGGAGCCGCAGTGGAAGGGCCGCTGA